The window CAACGGCGGTCAACacgataaatatattatttcacaaaagattgaaaatacatttttctaaagacaaattaattacaataaaaataattaaatcgaaGAAAATCCACAATTGGATCGAAATGCCGAGTTTATTCACTCCAATTAGTCACCGGTAATTCACTTCCTGCTCTACCGACGTccgatcaaaattttttattttcgaaattttatcACGTGACAAAAATGTGTAAATATGTAATTCATTTGACATTCGTTTCACATTGTTCTTCTAATTGCGAATGAAAATCTAAATGGAGCGATCGATGAGACCtcagtgaatgaaaaatgaatcgtcGAAAAGTTGAAAAGTGGTGATAAATATAACCAGTAGTACGTGCTCATCACCAAATCCAGCTACATTCTCATCTTCATAGGTGAATCTAACCTCTCCCAGGTATCCCCAGTAGacatcaattaaatttatccCCTAATCGTGGCGTACACTGACATAAAAATGAGGAGTCGAAGTAATTCAGGTGTTCGTCTGGACTACTACCAGCGAGTGGtccagaaaataataatgaattacCAGAACCCAGTGACAGGGTTGTTCCCAGCAAGCAGTGACATTGATCATGCCTGGATAAGGGACAATATTTACTGCATCCTGGCTGTTTGGGGTCTGTCAATGGCGTACAAAAAAATTGCCGACGTCGATGAGGACCGAGCCAAGACGTACGAGCTGGAGCAGAGCTGTGTCAAGCTAATGAGAGGGCTGCTGATGGCGATGATGCAGCAGAAGGAGAAGGTCGAGAAATTTAAGATAACTCAGAATCCCCTGGACGCCCTTCACGCCAAGTACAGCTCAGCCACTGGACAATCAGTGGTGGGTGACAACGAATGGGGACACCTGCAGATCGACGCTGTGTCCCTGTACCTCCTGATCCTGGCGCAGATGACAGCCTCAGGACTGCAGATTGTCTTCAACCTCGACGAGGTTGCATTTATCCAGAATCTTGTCTTCTACATTGAGTCTGCGTACTGCACACCAGACTATGGGATATGGGAACGAGGAGACAAGACAAATCATGGTCTTCCAGAGCTAAATGCCAGCAGCATTGGCATGGCCAAGGCTGCGATGGAGGCGATGAATGAAATTGATCTTTTTGGGGCACGTGGTGGACCCACATCAGTCATCCATGTTCTCGCTGATGAGGCGCAGAAGTGTCAGGCTGTCCTCCAGTCAATGCTCCCGAGAGAGAGCAACTCCAAAGAACTTGACAGTGGATTGCTCTCGATCATCAGTTTTCCAGCTTTTGCGGTCGACGAACCCAATTTAATTCAACTAACGAGGGATGCCATCACCAAGAAGCTACAGGGCAAGTACGGCTGCAAAAGGTTTTTGAGGGATGGTTACAGAACACCCAGAGAAGATCCTAATAGACTCTACTATGAACCCTGGGAGCTCAGGATGTTTGAGAATATCGAGTGCGAGTGGCCTCTCTTCTTCTCATATCTCATTCTTGACTACTGCTTTCAAGGGAATAAGGAACTCGTCGCCGAGTACACTCAGGCCCTCGAGGATATCATGGTGAAGTCAGAGGATGGGATGAAACTTGTGCCGGAATTGTATGCAGTGGCGCAGGTGAATGTTGCTGCCGAGTATGCTGAGCCTGGGAGCCAGCCCAGGGAGGCTTTGGGAAGGTGCCCATTCAAGTGGGCGCAGTCACTCTATATTCTGGGAAAACTCCTGCAGGAGGGCTTCCTCGCTGTTGGCGAACTTGATCCGCTCAACAGGAGGCTGTGCAGTGAGAAGAAACCGGATGTTGTTGTCCAGGTGAAGAATAAGTTGATAAAACTATTTATTGCGATTTATCAGATGGTTATTAATTTGGAGGGTTGATTTCCAGGTTGTTATCCTTGCTGAAGATGCTGAgattagagaaaaaattgcacAACACGATATTCATGTTCAAACAATTGCTGAAGTCGCACCAATCGAAGTACAACCTGCGAAAGTACTGAGTCATTTATACACGTATTTAGGTAAGAATTACTGATTCCTATTCAAAGGTATTGTCCAATGAGTGGTATTAGTAATTATCGTAATACCTAATAATCATTTTGCTGAGTCCATCATGAAATATTCTCAAATAAACGTTTCGTGGTGCATTGTATGTTTTCAGGACGCAATAAGAAACTCGGCTTATCAGGACGAAAATCTCGAGACGTCGGAATTCTCAGTACAAGTAAACTGTACTCCCTCCACGATCGAATATTTGCCTTCACTCCACAGGTAATACAATCATAATTAGatattaaattcaatcaattcgaAACTCTCATCGTCAATGGCAAAGCGCTCTAATTCTCTGGTGTATGTCAACTGTGTTATCAAAAAACAAATTCCCCCGTTGATATTAGTTAACAGATATGACTCGCTTCTACATCGCATCGGATTACGAGCTTATGATCGACATATTCAaaggtgaaattaatttcttgaaGTCTAGCTGGCAGAATATGTTAGGTCGTCCACTCGTGGTCATGCCACTCAAGAACATTCATCTAGGTAATTTGTTAAGAttggatttaattattttcccttGGGTTTTTCTGCAGTTTTCGATGCAATTTAATAACATGAACATTAACATTGTCACTTCAATCCCAAGTTTGACCTCTCCTTTTCATCTTTTTATTCATCGTGATAACACTCATTCGCTTGCACGAGGTTCACATTTAAAATAGACAGACGTttcttcttgaaaattttttcatatttcattgCAACATTTTATGGACttatattaaaattattcagcatgaaagggaaaaaatcatGGGCTTAGTGTTCATAAAAGATAAATGTAGCCCCATAGTCCAGGAGAATTGAAACATCGTGGGCAGTTGAGTAGTTTTTTGACCAATGTGACATCAAATTCGCTtcagatgaaaaaacattttaaaagaTCATATTCGactaaaaattcaatggaatgaaattttttagagGTAATTTTCATAGAACAAATTTGAaaggtattattttttaaataaaatttggaaCGTCCCTTGTAATTTCACTGCAGCTCAAATGtaacagatattttttaaaattgtaccGAAAATTTCAggcaaaaattttaaacaatgatcaattaaattcaagatgatgagtttcgagatatttttccCAGGATATTTAgtcgtgtgtgtgtgtgcgttATTTTTATGTGCATGATAGAACTTTGACGCTGATGAATTCTACGTGACGAATGACGCTGCCTTCCTCGCCGATACGTTTACCACCAATCTGGCCTTTCTCGGCATCAACTGGAAGCAAATGCTGGGAAGACCAACAGTGACACTCGTTGCTACCCATAATCACCTAGGTATGCCAAAACGAGGACTCATTACCTCTGGCAAAACCAGATCCACTAATGTATTAATATCTTTGAAGCTTCCcgctgcattttttttttcaattaacaaaAGCCTCAAGATTCGTCGATTTTTCTCATCATTGAGTGTCTCTCATGGGTTGTAGATCAGGGAAAAATACCACTGGCCATGATTACCACGATGAAGAAGCTGAAGAGTGGATATATCAATGGAACTCGAGtttctttggggaatatgaaCGATTTTCTCAGCACCTCTTGTATAACGAACTTGAGCTTCTTGGGGAGTTCTGAGGATGGACGGCCGGATAAATTGAATCCTCAGGTAAATTCAGACTTTTCCATTACATTTAatcaatatattaaaaaatacagaatagAAAACTCGAatctaattttttccccccgaaTCAGGTCCACCAATACCTAGAGGAACACCTCATGCGTGCCTTGCCTCACAGAGCAGGCCTCCTGCGAGGTCCAGGCGTCCGCACAGGTAAAAACTTACGTCGGAGGATGTCAGTTAAGGGggcaattaaaaaaaccaGGTCCATCGCAGTCGAACGTAAGTTTAAGACAACACAACAGCATGATTTGTAGTTGATCCATTACTGTTGGAATGATAGCATGTTGCCTGGACATTAGCCAATGACTAATCTGGATAACTAACTCATTTGCCATGTACCTGCAGCGGCAGTTCCTATCATTCTTCAAGAGCGTAAGTCCATTGAATgaatcattcaataaaatgaatCTAATCTAGGTTATTCCGCTCTAACATCtagatttcaatttaattgaaaatatgtgCGTTAAATTCTGGGTTAATcggattaattattttttcaagtacattaattattggacccattgaaattaattttcagctgAAATTTTGGGAATGGCAGGGGAAGATCGAAGACCCTCAGTCGTGCTGGCAACGAATCCCTTCATCGAAGTCACCGACACGGGTTCATTGTCACCAACTTCGCCAGTCAATATCCGGACAAATCGGACGCCCTCGCCGACCGAGGAAGTTATGCCCTGGAAGACGTCCCCAAAGCCATTGAGGAACAGAAATCCGTCAGAGACACAATACGCTGATACTGAAGTTGAAGAACTCATGGCGATGCTCAGGGAGACTGAGAGTCTCGAAGAGCAGGGTGATATCTTACAATATCTGGTAATAGTCACATTCACGACTAAAAGGGCCCCTttgattcataaaaattgtgtTCTTCATAAACTCTGCACTGATCAAAGATCCCTCTTGGCATTGCATGCAAAACGAATTTGATATGAACTGACTTTTCAAATCCCACAAAAAATTCTAGTTCAATCCATAGCAATAGATTTTCAGTTCAGTTTATttaaaagttaaaaaatacttgaaaactgaaaatttggGCGATTTTTGATTGAATGTCGAAGTAGCTCTAAACTTCATTCAATGTTCAATCCTATTAATCTCCATTTCTTTCAATTCCTCCCACCAtaattccaaaatttattaacaattcaattttgaatccAATGGACCTCCCCACCACTAGAAATCGGTACGTAACCATAAACTCAATATCCACAAAATCCCCGCCACCCTCTAACCACTAATGTCCCTTCAGGTTGACTCCCAGGGTCTCCAATTCCAAACAGGAATGATAGAAAACGGCCATCCCGTTCTGGTGAAAGATCTCCTGAAATCCCTCTACGAGCGAGCTTGCCAGCAAAAAATGTGGGGAATAGTTCGTCATACAGCAGGAATGTTGGGAAAGCGAGTTGAGGATCTAGCAAAAGCAGTGACTGATCTTCTGGTACGTCAGAAGCAAGTGACAGTGGGTATGCCACCAGTCAACGAGCACACGATAGTCGCACCCCTTCCCGAGAATGAACTACGAGCCCTCATTCACTTGGCTTATGGAGATGATGAGAGTACAGCAATGCTTACCCAGGAGTTGCTGGTGTATCTGGCGATGTTCATCAGAACAGAACCTCAACTCTTCCACGAGATGTTGCGACTCAGGGTTGGCTTGATAATCCAAGTAATGGCAACAGAACTGTCCAGAACGTTAATTTGCACTGGTGAGGAAGCTTCAGAGCATCTGCTGAATCTCTCCCCCTTTGAAATGAAGAATCTTCTCCATCACATTATGAGTGGCAAGGAATTTGCCATCAGCAGTGTGGGACGTGGAAATTTCTCAGTTATCTCTTGCAAATCCACGCGATTCAGTAAGAAGTCGCAGATAGGTGGACTTCTGAATGTCGATCAAACTGATGGCAATGAAATGGAACCTGACAGACAGGGCCAGTGGCTGAGGAGGAGGAGACTCGATGGAGCTCTCAACAGGGTCCCTCGAGACTTTTATCCGAGAGTCTGGCAGGTACTCGAGCGCTGCCAGGGACTCGTTATCGAAGGAAAACTTCTGCCCCAGAATTTGACGCAGGAGATGACCTCGGGGGAACTCAAGTTCGCCCTGGCTGTTGAGACTGTTCTCAATACTATTCCACAGCCTGAGTACAGGCAGCTCATTGTGGAGGCACTCATGGTACTGACTTTGGTTACTGAGTACAATGTGGTGGCTTCGCTTGGGGGACTCATTGCTGTGGAACATCTGGTGCACAAGGCCAATGCTATCTTCCTGGAGGACCAGGTGAGGATCATTGTTTCATCATTGTATTAAAATTTTGAGTGAACAGGTCAAAATACATTAAATATTCCTCGACAGATGAAAATTGATGGTGATGCCACACTTTGCTGTGCCAAACCCAAGGAACACCGTGAAACAACCCCCCTGGGGACGCTCCTGTGCGGTGGAGCTGCATATATTTGTCAACATTTTTACGACAGTGCACCAAGTGGTAGCTATGGTACAATGACGTACATAACAAGGGCCATCGCATcattactcaattttttgcCCAAAGACGGGGACCTCGAGTGCAGTATTTCGTGAACATTTAgttgaattatcaattaatcgtTAGAACAATTTATTTAGATCAATTTTTGCCGACTAATTCtgttgttaaaaaaatcatgttttgggtgtaatttgtttattatttgggATTCTTACTGCATAAAATCAGTATGAATAGATTGttgatttaattatcaaactGGTTTTAATTTTAGTTCGTTCGCTATTGTTTATTTACATTGGAGATGCAGAGCTTCATCACTCTGTCTTTGGGGTTTTTGAGAATGGATTAATCTTGGAGATCCACGAGTCactgcaggaaaaaaaaaatgagtgacgaTCAGTTggaataatgaatatttatgaatctaaaaatttttatttaccttGGTCGTTCAACTTCTGCATCAACAGCCTCTGCAACTTTAGCTGCTTTCAGTTCAGCAATTAATTCAGATCTATACCTAATCTTGAATGGCTCTGGCTCCAGAGTAGGTGCCTTCAATGCTATGAATTTCTTCACCGCATCCTTCCAGGACAAACCATACCACTCAATTTCCTCTCTCGTGTactggaatatatttttaaaatgactTTATAAATTTGTGATTATATTTAGCCATTTATTCATTAGAATCTTACCGATAAGAATATTCTCCTACATTAAACTTAGAAATTTTGATCGAGTGAGTGCCGACTGACATTTTATTTCGACATGGCGACGAAATCTGGGTAATTAATCCGAACGATCAATAAGATTCTAATATTAAaggtcaaaaaaattaaatcctcACCGCCGACAGATAGTCTTTATATGTGTTGTAAACTTCTTCACGCTTTTCAGGATCGTTTGGATACAGCGTCTTATCAGCCAATGCtatcaaaatttctctctTGAGTTTGACAGCTAATAGTGATCTCAAGTCGCAGGCCGGTGTCTACAGTAAACATTTAATATCATTTTGTGAGTAATAATGATGAAAGTTCATCGGTGTCTTGGAAAATACCTTCAGCAGATAATGATCGAAgccataattttcatgaatcaaATCAATAGTTCTCGTTGTCACAGTGGTCTTCATGTGTTTATCCAACACCTCGCTATAAACAACGGAATTTCTAAGCTTGGGCACCCAGAACTTGGCTACTCTCCTGCAGTATTTTCCCTTCTTGCGGAAGCCCTGGACAATTCCCTCACCACCCCAAAGTCCATAATCGAATTGTTTGGGGTACTTTAGAGGGAGAGGAATGTTCTGGACTGGCAACCTATGGATTCATAAATCATTCATAACTATTGAGCGAATGATGGAGTCGAGTCGAGTCGAGTGGAGATTGTTGAGGATCCTTACACAGTCTGACGATTTTCATCCCATTTATACTTTCCCTCCTCCGGGATGTAATGAATTGCTGTGGGCCTCTGGAGCTTCCACTCGCGCCAGAATTTTCTATACGCCTCTGGTAATTCAGCACCGACGCCTCTTTGCCAGCGGTTAGGTTTTGGGAAGTAGTACAACGGCTGAAAATATGCCAGGAAAATACTAGAAAAATAATCGGCTTGAGAGGTCTACACGAGGGTATAGTTTCATTGTTGATTCTAACTTAACTTTCTTGACAAATTAGttatttgataatttcttCTTGGAGGTAATGCAAATATCCTTTGACTCAATTTCTTCGAAATTCCACAATGTTCAATGAACTCACAGATAGGTTAGATTCGTGTATCTCCAAGAATAAATTATAGTTAACACGTCAATGTGTTTACAATCGCATAAAGATTCGCTGACGATACTTACATTTGGTAATTTGGTGACTGACATGCCGATGTTGTTGCGGATAATCCAgtcaaataaacaataaactgTCCAACCCTTCACAAAATACCCAATACAATGGTCGATTCCTGTCCTGCGCAGTGGGCAATCTCGCTACCGGAAGTACAAGGGTCTCGTCTTTCAGAGATTATAGGGGAGATTTCTGACGCTTATGGAGCGCCTGTTGGTAAGGCATTGACAGAGAGTACGTGACATGCCCTTCGGGCCAGTCCATTTCCGATTATGCTGGGGGAATCGTTTacagttcaataatttatttgttcacAAATTGGCTAGTAGAAAATGTGACACACAGATCACCGCTTACAAATACCCCGTCGTCATAAGGCTTGCGTCGGCGACATACAGAGGTCGCTAGGTGCCGTTCGTCAGAGTTACCGACGGTCGAGCTTCCACAGCCCCCACGCCTACAGGGTATCTTATACGCAGTTCATTCCGCTCAAAGCAATCACCCGACGACTGACCGTCGTAAGACTGCGGACTCTACTTCAAAGCAGCCGGAGTCAACAAACATTAATTACCACCAC of the Diachasmimorpha longicaudata isolate KC_UGA_2023 chromosome 13, iyDiaLong2, whole genome shotgun sequence genome contains:
- the LOC135168734 gene encoding probable phosphorylase b kinase regulatory subunit alpha isoform X2, with the protein product MRSRSNSGVRLDYYQRVVQKIIMNYQNPVTGLFPASSDIDHAWIRDNIYCILAVWGLSMAYKKIADVDEDRAKTYELEQSCVKLMRGLLMAMMQQKEKVEKFKITQNPLDALHAKYSSATGQSVVGDNEWGHLQIDAVSLYLLILAQMTASGLQIVFNLDEVAFIQNLVFYIESAYCTPDYGIWERGDKTNHGLPELNASSIGMAKAAMEAMNEIDLFGARGGPTSVIHVLADEAQKCQAVLQSMLPRESNSKELDSGLLSIISFPAFAVDEPNLIQLTRDAITKKLQGKYGCKRFLRDGYRTPREDPNRLYYEPWELRMFENIECEWPLFFSYLILDYCFQGNKELVAEYTQALEDIMVKSEDGMKLVPELYAVAQVNVAAEYAEPGSQPREALGRCPFKWAQSLYILGKLLQEGFLAVGELDPLNRRLCSEKKPDVVVQVVILAEDAEIREKIAQHDIHVQTIAEVAPIEVQPAKVLSHLYTYLGRNKKLGLSGRKSRDVGILSTSKLYSLHDRIFAFTPQLTDMTRFYIASDYELMIDIFKGEINFLKSSWQNMLGRPLVVMPLKNIHLDQGKIPLAMITTMKKLKSGYINGTRVSLGNMNDFLSTSCITNLSFLGSSEDGRPDKLNPQVHQYLEEHLMRALPHRAGLLRGPGVRTGKNLRRRMSVKGAIKKTRSIAVEPAVPIILQEPEILGMAGEDRRPSVVLATNPFIEVTDTGSLSPTSPVNIRTNRTPSPTEEVMPWKTSPKPLRNRNPSETQYADTEVEELMAMLRETESLEEQGDILQYLVDSQGLQFQTGMIENGHPVLVKDLLKSLYERACQQKMWGIVRHTAGMLGKRVEDLAKAVTDLLVRQKQVTVGMPPVNEHTIVAPLPENELRALIHLAYGDDESTAMLTQELLVYLAMFIRTEPQLFHEMLRLRVGLIIQVMATELSRTLICTGEEASEHLLNLSPFEMKNLLHHIMSGKEFAISSVGRGNFSVISCKSTRFSKKSQIGGLLNVDQTDGNEMEPDRQGQWLRRRRLDGALNRVPRDFYPRVWQVLERCQGLVIEGKLLPQNLTQEMTSGELKFALAVETVLNTIPQPEYRQLIVEALMVLTLVTEYNVVASLGGLIAVEHLVHKANAIFLEDQMKIDGDATLCCAKPKEHRETTPLGTLLCGGAAYICQHFYDSAPSGSYGTMTYITRAIASLLNFLPKDGDLECSIS
- the LOC135168734 gene encoding probable phosphorylase b kinase regulatory subunit alpha isoform X1 gives rise to the protein MRSRSNSGVRLDYYQRVVQKIIMNYQNPVTGLFPASSDIDHAWIRDNIYCILAVWGLSMAYKKIADVDEDRAKTYELEQSCVKLMRGLLMAMMQQKEKVEKFKITQNPLDALHAKYSSATGQSVVGDNEWGHLQIDAVSLYLLILAQMTASGLQIVFNLDEVAFIQNLVFYIESAYCTPDYGIWERGDKTNHGLPELNASSIGMAKAAMEAMNEIDLFGARGGPTSVIHVLADEAQKCQAVLQSMLPRESNSKELDSGLLSIISFPAFAVDEPNLIQLTRDAITKKLQGKYGCKRFLRDGYRTPREDPNRLYYEPWELRMFENIECEWPLFFSYLILDYCFQGNKELVAEYTQALEDIMVKSEDGMKLVPELYAVAQVNVAAEYAEPGSQPREALGRCPFKWAQSLYILGKLLQEGFLAVGELDPLNRRLCSEKKPDVVVQVVILAEDAEIREKIAQHDIHVQTIAEVAPIEVQPAKVLSHLYTYLGRNKKLGLSGRKSRDVGILSTSKLYSLHDRIFAFTPQNFDADEFYVTNDAAFLADTFTTNLAFLGINWKQMLGRPTVTLVATHNHLDQGKIPLAMITTMKKLKSGYINGTRVSLGNMNDFLSTSCITNLSFLGSSEDGRPDKLNPQVHQYLEEHLMRALPHRAGLLRGPGVRTGKNLRRRMSVKGAIKKTRSIAVEPAVPIILQEPEILGMAGEDRRPSVVLATNPFIEVTDTGSLSPTSPVNIRTNRTPSPTEEVMPWKTSPKPLRNRNPSETQYADTEVEELMAMLRETESLEEQGDILQYLVDSQGLQFQTGMIENGHPVLVKDLLKSLYERACQQKMWGIVRHTAGMLGKRVEDLAKAVTDLLVRQKQVTVGMPPVNEHTIVAPLPENELRALIHLAYGDDESTAMLTQELLVYLAMFIRTEPQLFHEMLRLRVGLIIQVMATELSRTLICTGEEASEHLLNLSPFEMKNLLHHIMSGKEFAISSVGRGNFSVISCKSTRFSKKSQIGGLLNVDQTDGNEMEPDRQGQWLRRRRLDGALNRVPRDFYPRVWQVLERCQGLVIEGKLLPQNLTQEMTSGELKFALAVETVLNTIPQPEYRQLIVEALMVLTLVTEYNVVASLGGLIAVEHLVHKANAIFLEDQMKIDGDATLCCAKPKEHRETTPLGTLLCGGAAYICQHFYDSAPSGSYGTMTYITRAIASLLNFLPKDGDLECSIS
- the LOC135168734 gene encoding probable phosphorylase b kinase regulatory subunit alpha isoform X4; amino-acid sequence: MRSRSNSGVRLDYYQRVVQKIIMNYQNPVTGLFPASSDIDHAWIRDNIYCILAVWGLSMAYKKIADVDEDRAKTYELEQSCVKLMRGLLMAMMQQKEKVEKFKITQNPLDALHAKYSSATGQSVVGDNEWGHLQIDAVSLYLLILAQMTASGLQIVFNLDEVAFIQNLVFYIESAYCTPDYGIWERGDKTNHGLPELNASSIGMAKAAMEAMNEIDLFGARGGPTSVIHVLADEAQKCQAVLQSMLPRESNSKELDSGLLSIISFPAFAVDEPNLIQLTRDAITKKLQGKYGCKRFLRDGYRTPREDPNRLYYEPWELRMFENIECEWPLFFSYLILDYCFQGNKELVAEYTQALEDIMVKSEDGMKLVPELYAVAQVNVAAEYAEPGSQPREALGRCPFKWAQSLYILGKLLQEGFLAVGELDPLNRRLCSEKKPDVVVQVVILAEDAEIREKIAQHDIHVQTIAEVAPIEVQPAKVLSHLYTYLGRNKKLGLSGRKSRDVGILSTSKLYSLHDRIFAFTPQLTDMTRFYIASDYELMIDIFKGEINFLKSSWQNMLGRPLVVMPLKNIHLDQGKIPLAMITTMKKLKSGYINGTRVSLGNMNDFLSTSCITNLSFLGSSEDGRPDKLNPQVHQYLEEHLMRALPHRAGLLRGPGVRTGKNLRRRMSVKGAIKKTRSIAVEPEILGMAGEDRRPSVVLATNPFIEVTDTGSLSPTSPVNIRTNRTPSPTEEVMPWKTSPKPLRNRNPSETQYADTEVEELMAMLRETESLEEQGDILQYLVDSQGLQFQTGMIENGHPVLVKDLLKSLYERACQQKMWGIVRHTAGMLGKRVEDLAKAVTDLLVRQKQVTVGMPPVNEHTIVAPLPENELRALIHLAYGDDESTAMLTQELLVYLAMFIRTEPQLFHEMLRLRVGLIIQVMATELSRTLICTGEEASEHLLNLSPFEMKNLLHHIMSGKEFAISSVGRGNFSVISCKSTRFSKKSQIGGLLNVDQTDGNEMEPDRQGQWLRRRRLDGALNRVPRDFYPRVWQVLERCQGLVIEGKLLPQNLTQEMTSGELKFALAVETVLNTIPQPEYRQLIVEALMVLTLVTEYNVVASLGGLIAVEHLVHKANAIFLEDQMKIDGDATLCCAKPKEHRETTPLGTLLCGGAAYICQHFYDSAPSGSYGTMTYITRAIASLLNFLPKDGDLECSIS
- the LOC135168734 gene encoding probable phosphorylase b kinase regulatory subunit alpha isoform X3; translated protein: MRSRSNSGVRLDYYQRVVQKIIMNYQNPVTGLFPASSDIDHAWIRDNIYCILAVWGLSMAYKKIADVDEDRAKTYELEQSCVKLMRGLLMAMMQQKEKVEKFKITQNPLDALHAKYSSATGQSVVGDNEWGHLQIDAVSLYLLILAQMTASGLQIVFNLDEVAFIQNLVFYIESAYCTPDYGIWERGDKTNHGLPELNASSIGMAKAAMEAMNEIDLFGARGGPTSVIHVLADEAQKCQAVLQSMLPRESNSKELDSGLLSIISFPAFAVDEPNLIQLTRDAITKKLQGKYGCKRFLRDGYRTPREDPNRLYYEPWELRMFENIECEWPLFFSYLILDYCFQGNKELVAEYTQALEDIMVKSEDGMKLVPELYAVAQVNVAAEYAEPGSQPREALGRCPFKWAQSLYILGKLLQEGFLAVGELDPLNRRLCSEKKPDVVVQVVILAEDAEIREKIAQHDIHVQTIAEVAPIEVQPAKVLSHLYTYLGRNKKLGLSGRKSRDVGILSTSKLYSLHDRIFAFTPQNFDADEFYVTNDAAFLADTFTTNLAFLGINWKQMLGRPTVTLVATHNHLDQGKIPLAMITTMKKLKSGYINGTRVSLGNMNDFLSTSCITNLSFLGSSEDGRPDKLNPQVHQYLEEHLMRALPHRAGLLRGPGVRTGKNLRRRMSVKGAIKKTRSIAVEPEILGMAGEDRRPSVVLATNPFIEVTDTGSLSPTSPVNIRTNRTPSPTEEVMPWKTSPKPLRNRNPSETQYADTEVEELMAMLRETESLEEQGDILQYLVDSQGLQFQTGMIENGHPVLVKDLLKSLYERACQQKMWGIVRHTAGMLGKRVEDLAKAVTDLLVRQKQVTVGMPPVNEHTIVAPLPENELRALIHLAYGDDESTAMLTQELLVYLAMFIRTEPQLFHEMLRLRVGLIIQVMATELSRTLICTGEEASEHLLNLSPFEMKNLLHHIMSGKEFAISSVGRGNFSVISCKSTRFSKKSQIGGLLNVDQTDGNEMEPDRQGQWLRRRRLDGALNRVPRDFYPRVWQVLERCQGLVIEGKLLPQNLTQEMTSGELKFALAVETVLNTIPQPEYRQLIVEALMVLTLVTEYNVVASLGGLIAVEHLVHKANAIFLEDQMKIDGDATLCCAKPKEHRETTPLGTLLCGGAAYICQHFYDSAPSGSYGTMTYITRAIASLLNFLPKDGDLECSIS
- the LOC135168737 gene encoding large ribosomal subunit protein bL28m isoform X1 is translated as MSVTKLPNPLYYFPKPNRWQRGVGAELPEAYRKFWREWKLQRPTAIHYIPEEGKYKWDENRQTVLPVQNIPLPLKYPKQFDYGLWGGEGIVQGFRKKGKYCRRVAKFWVPKLRNSVVYSEVLDKHMKTTVTTRTIDLIHENYGFDHYLLKTPACDLRSLLAVKLKREILIALADKTLYPNDPEKREEVYNTYKDYLSAISSPCRNKMSVGTHSIKISKFNVGEYSYRHFKNIFQYTREEIEWYGLSWKDAVKKFIALKAPTLEPEPFKIRYRSELIAELKAAKVAEAVDAEVERPSDSWISKINPFSKTPKTE
- the LOC135168737 gene encoding large ribosomal subunit protein bL28m isoform X2, producing the protein MSVTKLPNPLYYFPKPNRWQRGVGAELPEAYRKFWREWKLQRPTAIHYIPEEGKYKWDENRQTVLPVQNIPLPLKYPKQFDYGLWGGEGIVQGFRKKGKYCRRVAKFWVPKLRNSVVYSEVLDKHMKTTVTTRTIDLIHENYGFDHYLLKTPACDLRSLLAVKLKREILIALADKTLYPNDPEKREEVYNTYKDYLSAYTREEIEWYGLSWKDAVKKFIALKAPTLEPEPFKIRYRSELIAELKAAKVAEAVDAEVERPSDSWISKINPFSKTPKTE
- the LOC135168737 gene encoding large ribosomal subunit protein bL28m isoform X3, with amino-acid sequence MSVTKLPNPLYYFPKPNRWQRGVGAELPEAYRKFWREWKLQRPTAIHYIPEEGKYKWDENRQTVLPVQNIPLPLKYPKQFDYGLWGGEGIVQGFRKKGKYCRRVAKFWVPKLRNSVVYSEVLDKHMKTTVTTRTIDLIHENYGFDHYLLKTPACDLRSLLAVKLKREILIALADKTLYPNDPEKREEVYNTYKDYLSAISSPCRNKMSVGTHSIKISKFNVGEYSYRTRERKLSGMVCPGRMR